The DNA window GGTTAAATGGGGGCGCATTACCAGTGGAACGATATTAAAGATCGCTAAAGCAGAAAAAGTAAAACTGGACAGGCTGGCTGAGCAGGGAGTCAGGATCTGCCGTTATATTCTGGTGCTTTCCGGTGATATTGGGGTGAAGAAAAAGACACAGGTTATGGAGCTGTTTTCACCATATATCATAAGTCCGGAAGATATAATAACCGGAGCGGATTTGAATAATGACTTGAGTAGTGGAGACGTGAAATACCGGGCTGTTGAAGAAAAATATCCTAAGCTTTGGATACAAAACGCGAACGTTTTAAGACGTACACTTCATGAAGTGGTACATAGCCCGTTGTTGGAACGTTCCAGGATAAATCTTGAGGAGGCCATCGAAAAAGCAAAATTTTTTGTAGAGACAGACGTTTATGAGGAGGCAATCAGAAAGCTGGAGCGCAGCCGCACCTTAATTATATCAGGGGAGCCGGGGGTGGGGAAAACAACCCTGGCGAATCAGGCGGCGCTGTATTACTATACAAAATTTAAATTTCAATCCTTTATTTATGCGTCATCGGTGGATGATTTGTATATTGCAGAGAGTACCGATTCGAAAAAGGTGATTGTCTTTGATGATTTTTTGGGGGATACCGGTTTTGATGCTTTGGGAAATGGAAAAAGAACAAAAGATCTGATTTCCTTTATCGAACATATTCAAAAGAGAAAAGACTGCATTCTGATTATAACTACCCGGGAATATATTTTGGAACAGGGACTGAAGAAGAATGAGGAATTCAGGAGGCTGGTAAAGAATTATAAACTTGATTGCCGTGTAGAGCAGTATTCCAATCAGGATAAACTGAGAATCTATTACGGCCATTTAAAGAATGCATCCTTGACATGGTCTCAGGTGAAACGGCTCAGCGGTGCCGGTTCTGAAATTATAAAGTCACCTAATTACAATCCGCGGGTGATTGAAACGTTTGTTGGGATGATCTCTCCGGATATGACGCCTGATGACTGTGTGGAGCAGTTCTTTCGATATCTGAACTGCCCAACGGATTTCTGGAAGAAAATATTTGAAGAGTTGTCCCAGGAGGCGAAAGTCCTATATCTCCTGATGGCAATTATGCCGCTTCCAGTGGAGTGGATGATTCTGGAAAAATGTTATTTGGAAGTGCTTAAGGCATACGACAAATTCTTAGAGTGGAAGGGATTTGCCGAAGTTATCGTGGAACTGGAAAAGACGGTCATCCGGACCGATTTATATAATCAGGAGTACGGAGTACTTTATGCAATTACGTTTCAAAATCCATCCGTCAAGGACTTTATTCAGGATATAATCAGGGAAAATTTAGAAAAATATGGACCTGTTTTGTTGCAGAGCTGCATTTACTATACTCAGTGCATTGAATTCCTAAACCTTTTGAAGGGGATGAAAAATGCAGATATCTGGTATCATGAGGTGATGAACAAATCAATTATGCTGTTGGATTCTGCTTCTATCATTTTCTATGACAGATATAAGAAGATTTTACAGCATAATAAAGAGATGAATCATTATTTTCAAACATTCAGAACGGAACAGACAGGAACGGAGCAGAGTTTTGGCCGTTGGCTGCAATTATTTATGCTGTATGACAGGGAAAAGTGTTCGATGCTGAAGCCCTGGTTTGAAGAGCACTTTTTTTCGTTTGTCCAGAACGTGGAGCAGTATCCGGAGTCCGTTCTTAGCGAAGATTTGGAGCTTTTTTCTGATGTTGCCGTTCAGATGATAGAAATGGGAATCTGCAGGGATAAAGAGTGGCTGATCGATATTTACATGAATAGCCTGATGCAAAACAGGATGGAGCTGGAGGGTGGTGCGTTTGAGCGGAGCTGCAGACATGAATGGGAGCGGTATATTGAGATTAACAAAGAGAAAATTTCAGCTTACCTGGAAAAGTTATATGATGCGGAATTGTGCCTGGCGGCGGTTATGAAAGATGAGGAGGAATTTTCTGATTGGGAAATTGAATGTGAGGAGGCATATCATAACTTCGGCTTAGAACTGCCGAATACTTTGCTGGTTAAAATCGAAAAGTATGACCAATGGTTTACGCAGGAAATCGGGAATGACTCTGGGGATGAGAACGACGAGGAGCAAAACGATGAATATCCCAAACGTACTAAGTGGACGGTAAACGAGATTAAGCAGGAGTTCAAGGACGGATACCTGGAGGAAATTCTGCCGACAGAGGTGGATGATTTTGCCGAATGGCTTCGGAACCGAGAGATTCCGGTTCAAATAAAGGATATTATGACAGCCGAAGAGCTTACCTGGAACCAGTACTGGTCCTCCTTTATGGACGAGGAAGAATCACTGGAATTCATAATCGGATTGATTCAGTGGAATGGAAATTTACCGGTGGATATTTCGGTGGCATCGTGTGCGGTTGTGCGGTATATTGCGGAACAATGTGAAGCGCCGAACGAAGTATTGGAAAATTTCTTAACACAAATGGCTTTATCCGGTAATGAAGAAGGGATTTTTTCACAGAGTGAGCTGGAACAGCTGTTTCCGGAATTCATGCTGTGGGATGACAAGGTGATGCAGCAAATGGAGAAAATTCATGTTTTAGTGCATCGCCAAAAGTGGTATTATCTTTCGAACCGTATTCCTGCGCTTAGTTTCCATATTGAACATCTGCGCACTTTGCCGCCCGAGAGGTTGGGAACGTATTTTTATTATCTGTTTCTGGAGGAAGAAGAGGCGCTGGAATCAGTCTCAACAAAGCCGGAAGATTTAACGGAACTGATTGAAACGGGAAAACGGTGGTTAAAATCTTTTCAACAGGAGAGAGAATTTATTTCCCTGCTCTATCAGTTGAAGCAGGATGTGTTTATACGCCGGGTGATGGTTCCGCTGGCTAAAATAATGCATGATAAATTGTATGCAAATACAGAGGAAGAGATTGTCGCGAACCTGGTAGAATTGTTTGAAATAGAAAATACATTTGCGATGGATGGAACCTGGACCGGAGGTTCTGTAAGCTTTGAAACGTATTTTTTGATAGCAGAGATAATCTTTGATGCAGATTTTATCAAAGTTTTTCCAGACGAACTGACGGAGGAACAAATGAGGATTTTGTCGGATATTGCCGACATGGGTGAAGGGGAATGGAAAATCAGCGTAATACGATTGAGGGAGAAAGGGCTGTTAAGGTACTTTGGAATATATGATAAAATGCTTACGATCTGGAACGATATATGTAAATTGATTGCGGAGGAGATCAGTGATGGACGGGAAAATGGGGCAGGTGACGGGAGAAAGAAGTAAGAGCGAAATACTGAAAGAACGTCTGCTGTATGCAGTAGGAAAATACTCTGACTACAGTAGGTATAAAGAGTGTCTCGATAATTTGGAAGAAGAGTATGACGAAACCCTGGAACTATATAATTTCGATATTTGGTTTAATATTTCCGAGGGAACAATACGGGATAAGGCATCAGAGATGCTGCGGGTTACGTCTGAGCTTTTCGAAGATCTTAAGAATAATGCAGCCCGGGAACTTTTTTATGTGATGCGTGAGATTAGTGAAACGGACAAGGGGAGCCAGGAAGAAATTTGTGGGGTTGTGATCCCAAAGGAATTGTTTACGGAAGCTGAGTTTTTCGGGATGTTGTCTGAGCTGACAGAATATGAGTATTGTCAGAATGAGGCACTGGAGGCATATTTGCAGGTACTGAAGGAGTGGACGGAGAAATCAGACGGAATGGATGGGGCGGGGAAACACACAGGATAAAAACAGGAAGGAAAGCAGCGGTGATGCTGTGATATAAGAAAGACCGGCGGCCCATGAGGGGAGCCGGTCTTCTTATATCACAGTAAATTACTCCTATGAAATGATAAGCCCGCAGAGAGGAATATCATAAATATCCCCAAAACTCAAATTCTGTGGTATAATCAAAACTCAATGTATAGAAAGAGCAAGCAAATCTAAAAGAACAAGCCAATCCAGAGAACAAACCAATCCCAAAAGAGATTTGTTTTTATATCACAAAAGTTAATAGGAGAGAATATGCAATTTAAAGAACTGAATATCATGCCGTCAATCATAAAGGCATTAGAAAATGAAAACTACGAAATCCCCACCCCAATCCAGGAAGAGGCCATTCCGGTTGTACTAAGCGGGAAGGATTTGCTCGGCTGCGCGCAGACAGGCACTGGAAAGACGGCGGCGTTTGCCATTCCAACGCTTCAAATACTCAGTGAGGAAAAAATACCGCGTTGGGAGAAACAAAAAATCCGGGCTCTGGTCGTCACGCCCACCAGAGAGCTTGCCATACAGATCTATGAGAGCTTCAATACTTACGGAAAGTTTCTGGATTTAAAAACCTGCGTGGTATTTGGCGGTGTGTCTCAAAAACCGCAGGAGACGAGTTTGAGACAGGGAGTCGATATACTGGTGGCGACACCGGGAAGATTATTAGATCTCATGGATCAGAAGATTGTAAATATCGAGCACATTAAAATTCTTGTGCTGGACGAAGCCGACCGCATGCTGGACATGGGATTTATTCACGATATCAAAAAAATCCTGGCCAAAACCCCAGTCAATAAGCAGACGCTGTTCTTCTCGGCCACAATGCCGCCGGACATTGCGAAGCTGGCGGGAAAAATTCTGAAATCACCGGTGAAGATCGAGGTAACTCCCGCATCCACGACTGTGGATTCGATTGACCAATATTTGTACTTTGTGGACAAAGGCAATAAAAAAGATTTACTTTTGCATATACTAAAGAATGAAAAAATCGATTCGACCCTGGTGTTTACGAGGACCAAACACGGAGCCGACCGCATCGTAAAACAGTTGTCGAGAAGCAAAGTGGTAGCCCAGGCAATCCACGGCGATAAATCACAGGGAGCGCGGCAGAAGGCATTAAACGATTTTAAAAATAAAAGGTTACAGGTGCTCATAGCAACCGATATTGCGGCGAGGGGCATTGATATTGATGAACTGTCCCATGTGATCAATTACGATCTGCCGGACGTGCCGGAGACCTATGTACACCGCATCGGCCGAACCGGCAGGGCAGGCCTCGGAGGCGTTGCCATTTCTTTCTGCGACTTTGATGAAAAAGAACAGCTTGCCGATATCGAAAAATTAATCGGTAAGAAGTTAACGGAAGTAAAAGAACATCCGTATCCTCTGGTAAACAATTTTCCTGCAGTAAAGGCAGTTCAGCCAAAGAGAGGAGCCAGGGCAGCATCCCAGGAACCGTCCTCAAAAGGGTCGCGGAAACTATCCCAGGAACCGTCCAAAAAAAACTCGCGGAAACCATCCGCAGCGGCTCCGGCACCGGGAAACCAGACGGCAAAGAAAAAACAGCGGACGACGGAGGACAGGCCGCAGGCCAGAATGCAGGACAAGCCGCAAAACAGGCCGCAAAGCAGCAGAAAACCAAAAGAAAAAAGGAACCAGAACCAACTTCAAAAATAACCCCACAGGAGGCAGCCATGATCAGGGTCCGGGATTTATCCTACTCATATCCGCAGAAGGATTTATATAAGAAAGTTTCGTTTACAATAGAGGATGATGTGCACTGTGCCTTAATCGGCACCAACGGCACGGGCAAAAGCACGCTGCTCGATTTGCTGATGCATCGGGACGAGTATCTGTACGATGGGAAAATAGAAGTCGGCACAGACCGGATTGGATATGTCAGCCAGTTTTCGCAGTTAGATCCCAAAGAAGACGTGACGGTATTTCAGTATATCAGCGAAGCGTTTGTAAAGCATGAACAGAAAATCGCTGATTTATGCAGCGAAATAGAGACGGCAAAAGAGCTGGATCGGATTTTTGAGGCGTATCAGAAAGAACTGGACGAATGGAATGCGATTGACGGAGATTTCTACGAAAGCAATATTAAGAAGCAGTTAAAGCTTGCCGGTTTACAGAAGTTGGAGGAACAGAAAATAAACAGTCTGAGCGGCGGGGAATTTAAGCTGGTTCAGGTAATCAAGGAGATGATGCTGAGCCCGAAGTTCCTGATTATGGATGAGCCGGATGTATTTCTCGATTTTCAGCATCTGAATTCCCTGAGAAACCTGATTAATGCCCACAAAGGCACGCTACTTGTCATCACACATAACCGGTATCTGTTAAATCATTGTTTCAATCAGATACTCCATATGGAAAATATGGATATCCAGGAGTTTGACGGAACTTATACGGAATACAACTACGAACTTCTCTCTACGAAAATCGCGTTGGAAGAGGCGGCGGCAGCCGATCAGGCGGAGATTGACCGTCAGAGTAAAATCCTGGCCAAATCCAGGGCCAGGGCGTCGGAATTCGACAATGCATCCCTTGGCAGAGCCGTCCATGCAAGACAGACGCTGGTGGACCGTTTAAAGGAAAGAAAGACAAAGGCTCCTTTCGTGGACATTAAACAGCCCGAGATTCATTTTGAGACGGGAGGAGAAATAACGGACGAATACATTCTCGAATTGACGGACTACAGCGTCTCGTTCGATGAACAGCTTCTGGAACATGTGGATTTTCAAATGAGGCCAGGGGAGCATGTGGCGATTGTAGGCGGCAATGGAACCGGCAAAACCACACTCCTCTGTGACATCTTTGAAAACAGGAAAGAATCCGTCCGGATAAGCGAAGAGGCGAAAACCGCTATGTTTTCACAGGTTACGGGCTTAGGGTATGATAATTCTAAAACACTTTTGGAGATTATGGCTGAGAAAGGGTTTAAAGCCCCAGACGACGTCCTGGAGTATCTGAAAAAATTTGGTTTCGAAGGCGATACGCTCCATCAGAAAGTGGGCGGGTTATCGGGTGGTGAAAAAGACCTGTTTCAGTTGGCGGCGCTCGCATTAGGCAAAGCAGACCTTCTGCTGATGGACGAGCCGACGGGGCACCTCGATATCTATGCCCAGATTGCGTTAGAGCAGGCAATTGCGGAATATAAAGGCGCGGTCCTCATGGTCTCCCATGACTATTATACGGTCGCAAACTGTGTGGATTATGTGCTCTTAGTGGAACATAATACTCTGCGTAGGATGAGCAGCCGCAGATTCCGACAGATGGTTTACGCCAATTACTTTGATAAAGATTACCTGCTGCTGGAGCAAAAGAAGAAAGAGCTGGAAACCAGGATTCAGCAGCTGCTTCGGGCAAATGAATTCGAAAAAGCGAAGGATTTGATGGAGCCGCTGGAAGAATGCATCAAAAAGATGAAACCGTTAATGGCGTAACAGGGAAATAACCTGGGGAACACAGTTGAGAGAACAGAAACGGTAACGGACCGGTATAATTTACAACGAAAAGGGAGAACCTAACAGGGAAAAATAACTCCCATTTATCCAAAGAGGATATATTTGTACCTACAAATGTATCCTCTTTTTTCAAAGAAAAGAAAGGAGGTGGTTCCGTGGACAATATGAACAATACACCCAATAGATTAATTCATGAAAAATCTCCGTATCTTCTGCAGCACGCATATAATCCGGTGCAGTGGTATCCGTGGGGAGAAGAAGCATTTGAAAAAGCCAAGAATGAAAACAAGCCTGTTTTCCTATCTATTGGGTATAGCTGACGCGTCTGACAAAAGTACCTGTCATTGGTGCCATGTGATGGAAAGGGAATCATTTGAAAACCCTGTGATCGCGGAGCTGTTAAACAAAGATTATGTCTGTGTAAAGGTGGACCGCGAGGAGAGGCCGGATGTGGATGCGGTCTATATGTCGGTCTGCCAGGCCATGAACGGCCAGGGAGGCTGGCCGCTGACCGTTATTATGACGCCGGAGTGCAGGCCGTTTTTCTCGGGAACGTATTTTCCGCCCAGGGCGCGTTACGGCCGGATGGGGCTGGAAGAACTGCTGACTGCGGTGGCAGGGCGGTGGAAGGTAAACAGAGAGGAACTGTCGGACAGCGCGGAGCGGATAGAAGCTTTTTTGAAAGAGCAGGAGCAGATCACAAGGGAGGGCGAACCGGGAATGGATATAGTTCAGCGGGCCTTCCGGCAGTTTGCACGCAGCTTTGATGCAAAGAACGGCGGATTCGGCGGTGCGCCGAAGTTTCCGACGCCCCATAACCTGATGTTTCTGATGGAGTACGGTGCGAGGGAGAAGAACCGGGATGCGCTTGCCATGGCCGGACACACTTTGGTCCAAATGTACCGGGGAGGAATTTTCGACCATATCGGAGGCGGATTCTCCAGATATTCCACCGACGAAAAATGGCTGGTCCCGCATTTTGAAAAAATGCTATATGACAACGCGCTGCTTGTTATGGTTTACGCGGAGGCCTGCGCTATCACCGGACGGAAGATGTACGGATGTGTGGCGAAAAAAATACTCGGCTATGTGGAACGGGAACTGACGGATGAACAGGGCGGATTCTACTGCGGCCAGGATGCGGACAGCGACGGGGGTGAAGGAAAGTATTATGTATTTACCAGGGAAGAAATAAAGAAAGTTTTGGGGAAAAAGGACGGAGAGGCATTCTGCAACCGCTATGGAATCACCAGGGATGGAAACTTTGAAGGAAAGAGCATTCCCAATCTGCTGGAGAATGAAAAATATGAACAGATCTGTGAAACCGGGGACGGTGCAAAACTGTATGAATACCGCATCGGACGGACGCATCTTCACAAGGATGATAAAATCCTTGTTTCCTGGAATGGTTTGATGATCTGCGCCTGTGCGAAAGCCGGAGCCGCGCTTGGCGAAAAGCGGTATGTGGATATGGCTGTCCGGGCGGAAGCGTTTATCAATAAACACCTTGCGGACGACGGACGTCTGCTGGTGAGGTACCGCGACGGAGACGCTGCGGGGGAGGGAAAACTGGATGACTATGCCTGCTATATCCTTGCCTTGATGGAGCTTTACCGGGTAACGTTCCGGACGGAATACCTGAGCCGGGCGGCAGACTGGGCGGAGACGATGCTGGAACAGTTTTTCGATTGGGAAAACGGAGGGTGCTATCTGTATGCAAAAGACGGAGAGCGGCTGATCGTGAGGACAAAAGAGACCTATGACGGCGCGATGCCGTCGGGAAACTCTGTGGCCGCCAGAGTGCTGCAGCAGCTCGCACAAATCACCGGTGAGACGAAATGGCAGGAGGCGCTTAATAAGCAGCTTCGGTTTCTGGCGGGAGCCATGGAGGAATATCCTTCGGGAAACAGTTTCGCACTGCTGACCATGATGAATGTACTCTATCCGTCCAAAGAACTGGTATGCACGCTTTCCGCCGGTTTAAATCCTGAAAAGAGAGAAGAACTGTCTGCACAGCTCGGCTGTCTGGCCGAAACGGTACCGGGACTGTCTGTCGTGGTTAAAACGGAGGAAAATGAACGGGAGCTTGAAAAACTGGCGCCCTATACCGGTGATTATCCTGTTCCGGAGAACGGAGCTCAGTTTTATCTTTGTTCCGGAAGCAACTGTATGCCGCCCGTTACGGAGCTTTTCGAACTCCTGCCGGCCTGCGGCGTGACGGAAGGAGATTTCACATGCGGGTAAAAAAGGTTGGCCGGTTCAATTTACCCAAAGACAATAGTTCTGAGTCCTGTTTGTAATCCTCAAGCCTGGCAGCAGTAATTCCGGATTCATCATAGGTCTTAAAATAGTATTCGGCGGTAGCAAGGCTCATAAAAGCCGTATATTGAGTGTAATCCGGTGTCTGCCGGTTTGTGATGACGATTCCCTTTGGAATACTCACACCCGCCAGGACGTGAAAACCGGAGATAACCGCCTCTTTGTCATTTGAAGGCGTGGGAATATGGCTTTTATGATAAGCGGTTTTGACAAAACGGGCCGGGGGAGTGTAGTCTCCCGGCAGGCCGATCGTCCCGGCGCCCTGTCCAAAGGGGGTAAGCTTGACGGAATTCCATTTTGCTTCAGGTCTTTGAAATGGCTGTATATTCATATAATTGCGCAGGTTGGTCATATGCCAGGAAAAATCCGGACTGTTCGACAGGATTCCCAGAGGATTGTTCCAGAGGTAAAGGCCGCCTGCCGTTTTTTCTATTACGGCGCATCTGCCGCTCTGTTCGACGATAATCCAGTGAAGAGGGGCAACAGATTGTGTAATACTGTCCTTTGTCCCAACGATACGGAGATGCTCAAGAAGGCCGGCCGCCTGGTCCACGGATGCACAGTTCCCTAAAAGATAACCCAGAAGTTCATTGGCCGCGATCGATACGGCGGATGTATCGCGGGAATCATCCTCATCATATTGAGCATATCCGGGAAAATAGAGAGCCGCTGCTGCAAATCCCTTTTCATTCACTCCGTCCGCAAATGCAATAGGAGAAATGTTCTGTCCAATGCCGATAAAACGGAACCGGTTTTGGAACGGCCGGCTATTCAGGATGCTGTTCCACTGGTAGCCTGCGGGCACGACATATAACTCGGGATCAAGGGGATAGGAAAAATCCATGGTACGGCCAAGAAAAGTGTTATCCTGAAGGGTCTGTAATGTCATTGCTGTGCACATAAAAAGTCCTCCTGCGTGTTTTAATCTATTTATGTGTATTCTCCAAATTGAAAACTATGCGTGCTGATTTCTGTTTTAAACGTAATGCAGTTAGGTTATTGTTTCTTTATTTTGTTTCTCGTTTCAGTACATTTTTTGGAAACAGGGACGATAATTACTATAGAGACATCGAATGAAGGAGGAACAATATGGAAGGAATAGATGCGATAGTCGAGAAACGGTTATTGGATTTTAGGGATTT is part of the [Clostridium] symbiosum genome and encodes:
- a CDS encoding DUF255 domain-containing protein, whose protein sequence is MNNTPNRLIHEKSPYLLQHAYNPVQWYPWGEEAFEKAKNENKPVFLSIGYS
- a CDS encoding thioredoxin domain-containing protein, with translation MERESFENPVIAELLNKDYVCVKVDREERPDVDAVYMSVCQAMNGQGGWPLTVIMTPECRPFFSGTYFPPRARYGRMGLEELLTAVAGRWKVNREELSDSAERIEAFLKEQEQITREGEPGMDIVQRAFRQFARSFDAKNGGFGGAPKFPTPHNLMFLMEYGAREKNRDALAMAGHTLVQMYRGGIFDHIGGGFSRYSTDEKWLVPHFEKMLYDNALLVMVYAEACAITGRKMYGCVAKKILGYVERELTDEQGGFYCGQDADSDGGEGKYYVFTREEIKKVLGKKDGEAFCNRYGITRDGNFEGKSIPNLLENEKYEQICETGDGAKLYEYRIGRTHLHKDDKILVSWNGLMICACAKAGAALGEKRYVDMAVRAEAFINKHLADDGRLLVRYRDGDAAGEGKLDDYACYILALMELYRVTFRTEYLSRAADWAETMLEQFFDWENGGCYLYAKDGERLIVRTKETYDGAMPSGNSVAARVLQQLAQITGETKWQEALNKQLRFLAGAMEEYPSGNSFALLTMMNVLYPSKELVCTLSAGLNPEKREELSAQLGCLAETVPGLSVVVKTEENERELEKLAPYTGDYPVPENGAQFYLCSGSNCMPPVTELFELLPACGVTEGDFTCG
- a CDS encoding DEAD/DEAH box helicase; the encoded protein is MQFKELNIMPSIIKALENENYEIPTPIQEEAIPVVLSGKDLLGCAQTGTGKTAAFAIPTLQILSEEKIPRWEKQKIRALVVTPTRELAIQIYESFNTYGKFLDLKTCVVFGGVSQKPQETSLRQGVDILVATPGRLLDLMDQKIVNIEHIKILVLDEADRMLDMGFIHDIKKILAKTPVNKQTLFFSATMPPDIAKLAGKILKSPVKIEVTPASTTVDSIDQYLYFVDKGNKKDLLLHILKNEKIDSTLVFTRTKHGADRIVKQLSRSKVVAQAIHGDKSQGARQKALNDFKNKRLQVLIATDIAARGIDIDELSHVINYDLPDVPETYVHRIGRTGRAGLGGVAISFCDFDEKEQLADIEKLIGKKLTEVKEHPYPLVNNFPAVKAVQPKRGARAASQEPSSKGSRKLSQEPSKKNSRKPSAAAPAPGNQTAKKKQRTTEDRPQARMQDKPQNRPQSSRKPKEKRNQNQLQK
- a CDS encoding ATP-binding cassette domain-containing protein, with the translated sequence MIRVRDLSYSYPQKDLYKKVSFTIEDDVHCALIGTNGTGKSTLLDLLMHRDEYLYDGKIEVGTDRIGYVSQFSQLDPKEDVTVFQYISEAFVKHEQKIADLCSEIETAKELDRIFEAYQKELDEWNAIDGDFYESNIKKQLKLAGLQKLEEQKINSLSGGEFKLVQVIKEMMLSPKFLIMDEPDVFLDFQHLNSLRNLINAHKGTLLVITHNRYLLNHCFNQILHMENMDIQEFDGTYTEYNYELLSTKIALEEAAAADQAEIDRQSKILAKSRARASEFDNASLGRAVHARQTLVDRLKERKTKAPFVDIKQPEIHFETGGEITDEYILELTDYSVSFDEQLLEHVDFQMRPGEHVAIVGGNGTGKTTLLCDIFENRKESVRISEEAKTAMFSQVTGLGYDNSKTLLEIMAEKGFKAPDDVLEYLKKFGFEGDTLHQKVGGLSGGEKDLFQLAALALGKADLLLMDEPTGHLDIYAQIALEQAIAEYKGAVLMVSHDYYTVANCVDYVLLVEHNTLRRMSSRRFRQMVYANYFDKDYLLLEQKKKELETRIQQLLRANEFEKAKDLMEPLEECIKKMKPLMA
- a CDS encoding choloylglycine hydrolase family protein translates to MCTAMTLQTLQDNTFLGRTMDFSYPLDPELYVVPAGYQWNSILNSRPFQNRFRFIGIGQNISPIAFADGVNEKGFAAAALYFPGYAQYDEDDSRDTSAVSIAANELLGYLLGNCASVDQAAGLLEHLRIVGTKDSITQSVAPLHWIIVEQSGRCAVIEKTAGGLYLWNNPLGILSNSPDFSWHMTNLRNYMNIQPFQRPEAKWNSVKLTPFGQGAGTIGLPGDYTPPARFVKTAYHKSHIPTPSNDKEAVISGFHVLAGVSIPKGIVITNRQTPDYTQYTAFMSLATAEYYFKTYDESGITAARLEDYKQDSELLSLGKLNRPTFFTRM